TGGTATCCCCTGTTCATGGGCGGCGCGTCGTATGCCGCTCTGGCCGAACCCTTGGCCAAAGCTGGTCTGGAGTTTGCCAAAGGCGAGTACAGCACGGGTCTGGCCATTCCCGGTGGCCCGTCGCTGGCCTTGCGTCAGGATATGGACGACACGGTGCGTCGTTTCAATGACCTGATGCCCGGTGAAGGCGATGCCTTGGGCGCCATGGCGGCACGCATGTTTGGCCCGGATGCCGGTCTGGTATTTGGCCTGCTGGGTGGTGAGCCCTACCGCTGGCCCATGGCCAAACTGGCTTTTGGTGCCTGGCGCGAACGGGGGCTGGACGGCTTGATGTCTTTTGGCTCGCAGGCCTTGGAAAGCTTCCGGCGCTGGGCCATGCGTGATCTGCGCAGCGATCTGGCCCGCGCCATGATTGCTCCCTGGGTGCTGCATAGCGGTTTGGGCCCGGACGAGGCCAGCTCGGCCCTGATCGGCAAGCTGACTTTCAGCGCCGTCGTCAGTGGCGGCATGCCGGTGGTCAAAGGCGGCAGTTACCAGATTGTGAAAGCCTTTACCCGCATTATTGAAGAAGCAGGTGGGACGGTACTGACCAATTCCCATGTGGATCGCGTGCTGGTGGAAGGCAATAAAGCCACCGGCGTGTGTGTGGGTACGCAGCGCTATCTGGCCCGCCGTGCGGTGGTCTGCAATGTGACGCCCGGTCAGCTTTACGGCGACTTGTTGCCGGAAGTAGAACCCGAGCTGTTGAAGTCCGCCCAGGATTATCACTATGGTCGCGGTGGCATGCAGATTCACTTTGCCTTGAATTCCCCGCCCGACTGGGTTGACCCGGAACTGCGCCATGTCCCTATGGTGCACGTGACGGAAAGCATGGAGCAGGTGTGCTCTTCGGTGGTGACGGCCAGCAATGGCTATCTGCCTGCCAAACCGACCCTGGCCGTGGGCCAGCCGGTGGCAGTGGATGTGACTCGCGCACCGGAGGGACACTGGATTTTATGGGTACAAATGCAGGAACTGCCGCGCCACATCAAAGGCGATGAGGCGGGCGAGATTCCTGTGCCGGCCGATGGTCGCTGGAACGAAGCCGTGCGCGAGGCCATGGCCGACCGCGTGCAGGCCCGTCTGGAAACCGTCATGCCTGGCTTGGCCGCCAAGATTATCGGGCGTCGTAGCGTCAGCCCGGCGGATCTGGAAGCCTTGAACATGAATCTGGTGGGGGGCGATCCGTATAGCGGGGTGTGCTCACCGGATCAGTTCTTTTTCATGCGTCCTTTTGCAGGACACAAGAATGCGCGCAGTGGCACGACGCCCTGGCGTAATCTGCATCAAATTGGTGCGTCGGTGCATCCGGGCCCTGGCCTGGGTGGTCAATCCGGCTATCTGGCCGCCCAGCGTATCTTGAAGGGGTGAGAGGACGGGTGAGGCGGTCAGCTTAGTGCTGACCGCCGCGCACTCGTTGC
This genomic window from Alcaligenes faecalis contains:
- a CDS encoding phytoene desaturase family protein is translated as MSDAHSADVVIVGSGMNSLTCAALLAQRGLSVTVLERNAVAGGCIRTQELFPGFTHDVLSSWYPLFMGGASYAALAEPLAKAGLEFAKGEYSTGLAIPGGPSLALRQDMDDTVRRFNDLMPGEGDALGAMAARMFGPDAGLVFGLLGGEPYRWPMAKLAFGAWRERGLDGLMSFGSQALESFRRWAMRDLRSDLARAMIAPWVLHSGLGPDEASSALIGKLTFSAVVSGGMPVVKGGSYQIVKAFTRIIEEAGGTVLTNSHVDRVLVEGNKATGVCVGTQRYLARRAVVCNVTPGQLYGDLLPEVEPELLKSAQDYHYGRGGMQIHFALNSPPDWVDPELRHVPMVHVTESMEQVCSSVVTASNGYLPAKPTLAVGQPVAVDVTRAPEGHWILWVQMQELPRHIKGDEAGEIPVPADGRWNEAVREAMADRVQARLETVMPGLAAKIIGRRSVSPADLEALNMNLVGGDPYSGVCSPDQFFFMRPFAGHKNARSGTTPWRNLHQIGASVHPGPGLGGQSGYLAAQRILKG